One uncultured Carboxylicivirga sp. genomic window, CAACGTTACGGTTTTCGTACTTTAGAGCTTTGAATATATCTTTTTCTTTTATGTACAGATTCAAACCCATACTAGTCCCAATTAAAAGATTTCCATCATGGTTAATTTCCAGGCAATTGATTCTGTCTCCACTTAAAGAATTGGGATCATTACTTTGTGAATAGTAGGATATTATTTTTGAACCGTCATATTTATTTAGACCTTCACGACTACCAAACCACATAAAACCATCCTCATCCTGAATAATAGAAAAAATGGTGTTGTTCGATAGACCATCCTTTGATGTGATCTTCTCAAAGGTTATAGCACTTGCTCCAAACGTGATGAAGCCAGCCACAAATATGATCAGTATTCTTAATGTATAATTTCCCCCCATTTGATACAATATATTTACGCTACTTATTGACGAAGAATAATGTGATTTAAATTAGTCAATTCTTATTGATTTTAATTGGTACTAGTATTGTGAACTAATATAATAAATACAAAAATATAAATCTGTGTTGCTATTATAGCCTTAACCTGTTGGTATCAAAGATGTTTTAATAGAACTATTGTTTAAATATCCGTACCTATTGTTTAATTTGCTGTTCGGGAAACATCTAATCCAAATCTAAAGACATTTGTAACAATGGCTGATCATGTGTCGCTCTATATTTGAACTCGATGTTTTATCAGTTAAATAACCGTTTATGAAAAAAAATCGTTTGTTAATTTTCCTTTTTATGTTGATGGGTTTTCAATTGTATGCCCAGGAAATTCAAATAAAAGGTAAAGTTGTTGATGATACAGGAGTTGCCATACCTGGTGTATCAATTCTTGTAGTGGGTACACAAAATGGTACCATAACAGATATGGATGGGTATTATAATTTGAATGCACCATCAAACGGAAAACTTGAGTTTAGATTTATCGGTTTTAAAGACGAGATTATTGAAATTAATAATCGTACAATGATAGATGTGGTTCTTCAGAATGAACTTACTGAGCTGGACCAGGTTGTTGTTGTTGGATACGGAACCGTTAAGAAAAGTGATTTGACCGGGTCTGTTGTTTCCTTATCTAAGGATGATTTAAACGAAGGAGTTACTGCAAATGTAAACCAAATGTTGTCTGGTCGGGCTCCCGGAGTTCAGGTTTATCAGAATAGTTCAGAACCTGGTGGTGGTGTTAATATACAGATTCGGGGAGTCAGTTCTATTACAGCTGGGAATGAACCTCTTTATGTTATTGATGGATTACCGGTTGATAACTCTTCACCTATTGCAGGGTCAGGTACCGGGTTTGGTAGTAATCTAAATCAGCGAAATCCATTGAATTCGATAAATCCAAATGATATAGCTTCCATCGAAGTTTTGAAAGATGCTTCGGCTACAGCTATTTATGGTTCGCGGGGAGCAAATGGTGTTATCATGATCACTACCAAAAAAGGTAGTTCAGGCGATATGAAAGTGAACTATGATGCCTATTATGGTATGCAATATGTTGCCAAAAAAATGGAAGTGTTGAGTGCTGAAGATTATATGACTGTATTAAATGAGTTATTGGATGCTGGTGCCGTTAATGCAACTGAAGATGAAAGAGTTGATGGTATTTCAAATGGTGGAACCGACTGGCAGGATGAGGTAATGCGTCAGGCACCGGTTCAGAGTCATAATCTTTCTTTCTCGGGAGGTAGTGATAAGTCGAAATACTATGCATCTTTTGGATATTTTAGCCAGGATGGTGTTGTTATTTGCTCTGGAATGGAACGATATACTGCCCGTTTGAATATGGAAAGTGAATTGGCCAAACGTTTTAAACTGGGAGTAAATATGAATGCCAGTTATGTGTCTGATGACCTTATTTTATCAGGTGTAGTGCCAAACGAACAATCAGGTGTGATTAGTTCTGCTTTAGATTTTGATCCAACTTTATCAGTGAAAGATGAAGATGGTAATTACTCTGTTTCTCCTTTTATTACAAAAGATAATCCTGTTGCCATTGCAAATGGCAAAGATGCTCGTCAAAAAACATTCAGAACATTTGGTACTGTTTATGGTGAATATTTTGTTATGCCAGAGTTATCTGTAAAATTGAATATCGGGGGGGATATTTCTGCATCAAAAAAAGATGTTTTTGTGGATGATCAAACTATTGATGGTAGAGATAACAATGGTATTGGAACAGTAATCACCGGATTCGTGTATAATTATTTGGCAGAATTGACGGCTAATTATAACAAAACTTTTAATGAGAATCACTCAATTAATGTGGTTGCAGGTGCAACAACACAAAAATTCTTCATTGAACGAGTAAATACTTCGGCTAAGAACTTTGTCTCATTATCAACCGGAACTAACAGTTTGCAATCGGGTAGTCAGGAGACTTTTTCCATAAATACAAGCAATATTCCCTCTACATTGTTATCCTACCTGGGTAGGGTAAATTATAATTTTAAAGATAAGATCTTATTAACAGGTACGATACGTGCAGATGGTTCGTCTAAGTTCGGTGAGAACAATAAGTTTGCTTATTTCCCATCTGGTGCTTTGGGATGGAAATTAAATAATGAGCCATTTATAAAAGATCTGAATACTTTTAGTACATTAAAATTGAGAGCCAGTTGGGGACAAACAGGTAATCAGGCAATTGGTAATTTTAATTCTTTAACTACCTTCAGTCAAAGTGGCACCATGATATATGGTGATAACCAATATGTTACCATGGCTCCAACCCGTATGGCCAATCCTGATTTAAAATGGGAAACTACCACACAAACAAACATTGGTATTGATGCAGGTGTTTTAAAAGGCAGAATTTCTGCTTCGGTTGATTGGTTTAACCGTAAAACAACTGATTTGTTATTATCGGTACCTGTTCCATCTCAAACAGGATTTACATCACGATTGGAAAATGTTGGATCTGTTGCCAATAAAGGATGGGAGTTTGCATTAACATCGCGAAACCTAACCAAACGTTTTAAATGGACAACCAGCTTTAACTTGTCAACGATCAAGAATGAGGTAATGGATATTGGTAATCTTGAAGAGATTATAATGGGATCGCTTCAGTTTACCTCTCAGATTTCTATTATTCGTCCGGGTGAGCCAATGAATAGCTATTATGGACACGAAATCATTGGAGTATGGCAAGAAGGTGACGACTTTTCTGTATCCAATCAGAATCCACAGCCGGGTGACTGGAAATACAAAGACCAGCTTACAGTTGATACTGATGGCGACGGAATAGCTGATGCTGCAGATGGAACAATCAATGCTGACGATAAAGTGTTGTTGGGTTCTCCATTCCCAAGTTTCACATGGGGAATAACAAACGATATGTCGTTTAAAAACTTTAATTTAAGTTTTAATATTCAGGGAGTACATGGCGTATCGTTACTTAACAATACAAGAGTTGATTCATATTATCCGATTAACTTCAGACGTAACAAACTGGCAGATGCTTATTTAAACAGATGGACACCAATGAATCCGACTAATGAGTATGCTTCATTTATTAATCCTAGTTCTCAGGGGTCAAACAGTGTTAATTCACGAACTGTTGAAGATGCTTCATTTATCAAGTTGCAGAATGTTACACTAACCTATAATGTTCCGGTTAAAGGAGATGTATTTAAAGCATTGAGT contains:
- a CDS encoding TonB-dependent receptor, whose amino-acid sequence is MKKNRLLIFLFMLMGFQLYAQEIQIKGKVVDDTGVAIPGVSILVVGTQNGTITDMDGYYNLNAPSNGKLEFRFIGFKDEIIEINNRTMIDVVLQNELTELDQVVVVGYGTVKKSDLTGSVVSLSKDDLNEGVTANVNQMLSGRAPGVQVYQNSSEPGGGVNIQIRGVSSITAGNEPLYVIDGLPVDNSSPIAGSGTGFGSNLNQRNPLNSINPNDIASIEVLKDASATAIYGSRGANGVIMITTKKGSSGDMKVNYDAYYGMQYVAKKMEVLSAEDYMTVLNELLDAGAVNATEDERVDGISNGGTDWQDEVMRQAPVQSHNLSFSGGSDKSKYYASFGYFSQDGVVICSGMERYTARLNMESELAKRFKLGVNMNASYVSDDLILSGVVPNEQSGVISSALDFDPTLSVKDEDGNYSVSPFITKDNPVAIANGKDARQKTFRTFGTVYGEYFVMPELSVKLNIGGDISASKKDVFVDDQTIDGRDNNGIGTVITGFVYNYLAELTANYNKTFNENHSINVVAGATTQKFFIERVNTSAKNFVSLSTGTNSLQSGSQETFSINTSNIPSTLLSYLGRVNYNFKDKILLTGTIRADGSSKFGENNKFAYFPSGALGWKLNNEPFIKDLNTFSTLKLRASWGQTGNQAIGNFNSLTTFSQSGTMIYGDNQYVTMAPTRMANPDLKWETTTQTNIGIDAGVLKGRISASVDWFNRKTTDLLLSVPVPSQTGFTSRLENVGSVANKGWEFALTSRNLTKRFKWTTSFNLSTIKNEVMDIGNLEEIIMGSLQFTSQISIIRPGEPMNSYYGHEIIGVWQEGDDFSVSNQNPQPGDWKYKDQLTVDTDGDGIADAADGTINADDKVLLGSPFPSFTWGITNDMSFKNFNLSFNIQGVHGVSLLNNTRVDSYYPINFRRNKLADAYLNRWTPMNPTNEYASFINPSSQGSNSVNSRTVEDASFIKLQNVTLTYNVPVKGDVFKALSVYVSGTNLITITDYSGMDPGANVTGTSANAVRVDYDPYPMARTFSLGVNVGF